In Larimichthys crocea isolate SSNF chromosome XXII, L_crocea_2.0, whole genome shotgun sequence, the genomic stretch agctcagtttgttagctgctgttagctcagttaactcagtctgttcagctgctgttagctcatgttagctcagtctgttagctgctgttagctcatgttagtcatgttagctcagtctgttagctctgttagctcagtttgttagctgctgttagctcatgttagctcagtgttagctcatgtccttagctcatgtttagctcagtctgttagctcatgttagctcagtttgttagctgctgttagctcaggttagctcagtctgttagctgctgttagctcatgttagctcagtctgttagctgctgttagctctgtttgttagctgctgttagctcatgttagctcagtttgttagctgctcttagctcatgttagctcagtctgttagctctgttagctcatgttagctcatgttagctcagtctgttagctgctgttagctcatgttagctcagtctgttagctgctgttagctcagtctgttagctgctgttgctctgttagctcagtctgttagctgctgttagcctcatgttagctcagtctgttagctgctgttagctctgtttgttagctgcttgttagctcatgttagctcagttgttagctgctctgctcatgtagctcagtctgttagctgctgagctcatgttagctcagttgttagctgtgTAGCTCATGTTTTAGCTCcttgttagctgctattagctccgtctgttagctgcttttactctctgtgatttagtttatgacggacagtgaagtaaactgctgacgctgtagctgctgttagatccgttcgtcagcttggtggtgagctcagagccgctctgagctcaccgccagctgacgaactgagtgtttgtaccaagcggttatggactaccaggaagaagaagaggagataaccaggctcagcagcttctatggacatgatggcagaggagaagagagtgaagaggacgctgacggaggaaggtaaatgtgggactgacttttgtgcttggtgaaacaaaaggctgaaagacagaagcCCCTCGGTGTCTCACCACCTGCTGACACTAACGTTCACGTGTGAAGTGAAggcaaaagcaaaacaaaggcaggaagcagatacacagagacaaaacaggaaacacagcagaaccatcacaaacacacactcctgttgCTGCCTCTTCATGCTCAGTGCAAACACTAAATGTGTGAGCGCCTCCTGCTGGTTAGACTAGAAAATGTCTCCTGTGTCTGCAGCCTGATCAGCTGAAGTGTCAATACAGACTATTGATAATAACCTTATGTGCTCCACATATAAACTCAGCTCTGATCCCAGATATCACACAAGTCATGTGTTTACTACCTCACATCTAACGTGGCATCACATGATGAATAATCAGGGTTATACTGGGAATGTCATAATCTCCACAGTGTGATAACAGCTCGTGTTGATGCTCACTCACATGTCACATCACGGCTTTGTTTGTAATTGAAGGTGATGTTAAGCCTGAGTGTGCAGGGTGTGCGTCATGACGGGGCACTGTGGGAAAAaagtgaagggagggaggaggaaaacagaggaggaggagaggaggaggaggagggaagcaTCTGAACCTTGACTGAtaggaagaaggaaagaaaaagtacTGACAGCGAAGTCGACTTTCAGAAGGAATGTCCAGTTTTGCAGAAGAAGACAGGATCGAGTAAGATGAGCTGCATTCCCGCCTCGCACAGTAAGAAAGTGTCGTATCGAACTGAAGAGGATTCTGAACTAACTAGAACTGGAAATGAGATTATGATAAACATCATGTCAGTCAGTGCACCAATTGTACCTGTTGCTTTGAAAAGCTACCCGCTGACTTAGTTTGAGCTCTTATATGAAATAAGTATAATAACATAAACACGAGTTTACCTCTGTGTGCAAACAAGCTGTGATTCATTAATTGTTTAATAGAAGTCCTTAAATGTCGGTCTGTTATCACCTCACAGTAAATACTGAAGTCTCATAATTTTCATCTCAGGCcgtctctcctttttctttccagcCTCTCTcatcccttccttcctctttaaGGAGTTAAGCAGCCACTTATTAAGCCCGTTAAGTTATTAAGTGCTTACCTGCAGAttaacagaaacagaaggaaggaaccaccaccacccgcactccctccctcctcctgcacctcatCCCCAAGTGCCAGGGGGGGGAGGGTGTCACCCTGGACTTTTAGTTTTCTATCAGAATATATCTCGACTTCAGATCCCTCCGACCAACCGGATCCTgactcattaaaaacacatgaggttacaataatgtgaaaataacaggattaatagtttgttttcattgagcCTGATTTCTAGTTTTTCTGAAGCTTCCGTGCTCCAGTGATGTGATTTAAttctttacatttcatttatctGGCACTGTTTTTCCTGCAGGCATCGCCTGGCGTTTGTACTAAATACTAACAACAGCTGTGAACAAGCTGTGAACAGGGACAGGTGATAATCAGCCTCCTGATGTTTTGGCGCTCAAGTCGAGCGGTTCCTTAAAGAACGTTGAACATGGTTCCTCATGTTCTANNNNNNNNNNcagctaacagactgagccagcatgagctaacagcagctaacagactgagctaacatgagctaacagcagctaacagactgagctaacatgagctaacagcagctaacagactgagctaacatgagctaacagcagctacagctgtcagcagtttacttcactgtccatcataaactctgtaaatcacagagagttgaggcggagcagccggaggacatcagagggaaaaccagaaaacatttcctccataaaatatgatccagtttcaccagaatcagtgaaatagttgctgctgtgtgacttagtgccgtaaagcgttacgtacttctcccgacccggagcccaaagttacatagtgtgagaacagacgtacgaatgacagagacaccgttcacctgatcacaggtcagtgtgggtcaacaggaggaaagttacacaatgtttccaagaaaacattaaatcatttcaagTTTTGTATCAACTTAAACGTTTGTGTCTAATATATTTCCCCTTCAGTTATTTCCCTTTTGTCTGGACAGACAAAAGTCTGTTTGATGGCTGAATGCCACCACTTCCTGTAtctatttcaaattaaaagccccTCTAGTGTTTTATAAACAGGCCAGCGATGGTTCTGACCTAGTTGTGTTTCATAACAACTGTATCATGCTCAtgtgattaaaacacacaaacttcacGTGGGAGCGTGAAACATTAGTTTGATGCAGTTAGTTATGGAATTAAAAGTGGAAGGCAGCGTGTGCAGCAGCTGTGATGTATttataaagacagagaagaggaaggaggcagTTCTGTTGAAAAGCCAAAACATGAAAGttggggaggagagaaaagggaagagtgaaagagagaatacagacacagagaggctgcagctgaggagggaaggaggacaGTGAACGGATAAACAGACTGAAGGATTTTCAAAAAACCAGAGAGAGGAAACGAACTCTGCTGCTGCATCCTTGAAAAAGAACGagtgagggagacagacagaggaaaatcTGAcatgaggaggacagagaggggtgACAGAGGGGAGAGAAGAGTGAGGCGAGGGGGGCGGAGGGGACGGTTGACAAAATAAGAGATTTGCAGTGTTCAGAACAGCGACAGCTCGCAATGATTCAGGTCAGAGGTTCCTGTTTGTTCTGTCACaagggggagagaaaagggaagaaggACAAACAAGGACAGGTAGTAAAACAGAGTGAGgtgacaaatggaaaaaaagaaaagaggaaatgttgCAGAGCGTGTACTCTGTTAGGCTTCACACTGTGGTAGTAGAAAAGTTTGGAGCACTTTGAACAGagggagtggagagagagagagagagagagagagagactcaaaCACCAAAAAAGGTCTGGAGTCAGAGCTGGAGGAACTGCAGGGCTTGACAGATGCTGCACACCCagggggagagaagaagaaggagagaggcagacagacagacagacagacaggcagacagacagacagacagacagacagacagacagtgacataTAATGACAAACAGCatagaggaaaaagaagagcaaGTGATCGTAAaccagaaaaaagagagaagaagaccGAACACGAACTTTTAAAAGAGGATGTTTGCATAGAAATCTCACACCCGCTCCGCTCTGTTCAAGCAGAGtcggtaaaaaagaaaaggcagaaagGGTGCAGAGGGGggtggtgtttggtgtttggtgtttggtggtggtggtggtggtggtggtgttagGTGGTGATCCAGAAAAGATCcagagagtgagtgtgtttgctgGGTGAAGGGGGGGTTATGGGAGAGGGAGGTGGTGGCAGTCCAAAAGTAGTGTAGATAGTCAGGGCGGGCTGTTACTGTAAATGTGGAAGATCCTGCTTGTCTCAACATCCATGGACACCAGGGCTTCACCTCGACTCTAAACCACAAGGACCCCTCTGTAACCGGGCGTCATGTCGACGGGCCCTGGCCTTGGTGCACCTGACCTGGCCGAGGGCCCCGAGACCAGGGGACCTGTTGGGCTCCAGACCCTGTTGGACCTACTGGTGGGCGTCTATCAGGAGTTTTACTCCTCGCCCTTTGCAAGGGAGAAGTACGTCTCTGGTTTTCTGGAATGGGGTGAGTGTATTCTTTTCTGTACCCAGTTCTTCTTTTTGACTGATCCACAAACTGTTCATCCTGCTTCTGCAGCCCAGTCTCATGTCACATGTAATAGACCTGCAGATCCACTAGAGGATACAGTGTCTGCCTCACCTAGATGTGAAAAGTACTTGCATGTATGAAGGTGCAGTACCAGTAGTTATAAGGAGTGACAAAGTCAGGTGGATGgataaatcaaacaaagacTGGACTTTCTTCTCGGAGACCAGTTTTAAATCTAAAGTTCATGTTGAttccctaaacctaaccaagctgcagcctcagcaagctcttttttttcctggatgTTGCACTTTTATTATCACTGAACTGACCAACGTGTTTTGAAAACGTGACATTGCCACACCTAGGCGAGGCAAAACGTGACACCGGGTTGGTTAAAGTACATGTTCCTTtccaggaaggaaggaagaacaATCAACCGATGCAAACCCAAAACTCATCACACTGAGCAAACACGTCACTTTAACATGCCGGGGATTTGTTGATGCTTTTTAGTTGATACTTTCATTCTTTTGGGTCTGTTCCCTATAGATACCTTTTACCAAGATCCCTATTCTTAACCATCCTGTAGAAGAAcaaaccagaacacaacagacagagtATCAAAGTTTAGTCCCTCAACTCCAACTGGATCAGAGACATTTCGTGACATCAGGTTATGTTTCTCCAAAGGTTGAATCCGGGTCAACTTCTTCGCAACCCCCTCCGGCCCAAACTCAATACCCCCgttcaaataaatggaaaaaagcaTCATGCCACAGTGCCGGGCTTGGTCTGAATTGGGCTTTAGCGTTACAGCACACCTGCCTAGAGCCATTTGGgccaatcagaatcaggttCTTGGATTGATCGAAGGCACGTCACGCCTCTAAAATCACTGTGACTACAACCTTAAgttgcttattattattatttttgcttatCACTGCTTAAAACCGCCGTCTGAAGTTTATACCAGTACCATGATGTAAGAGAGCATCCATCCCCCTTGTGGTGTTTTTGACACATTAGCTGCAGAAGCTGAGTCAGACGGCGCATTTGCTCATTTTCCAGTTGACGTATGATCTATCCGTCCACCAGCCGCCCCCTCTTGGTGCATAGATGATCCTCTATTTtaagattatatttttttaagtccTTGCTAAAATAGCTTTGGCAACGAGTCTCCATGGAATTATACACAATGTGGAGTGGACATCAGAGCACTTGGAAACAGTGTGGCACGTGTGTCCCTAATGGAGGACGCTAAAGTTCAGTTCTCCCTGTGATATAAACAGCACATTAATATGTGGCTGTTTCTATACTTTAACACTATAAAACTGGCATCTATAGAAATTAGAAAGTCTGTAATAATCTGTCGATTTATCAAATAATTGATCAAACTACAATcccacatttatatttacaggtTCTCGAAGGAAGTGTGATAAAATGTTGGACTCATTAGCTCCAGATTTTTCCAATATTTGACATGTTATAGACttcaaatgatcaaaacatTACTGAGAGATTGATCAGTAATGGaataattagttgcagcccaattattaataattaattagtgCAACCTCAACGTTCTCCGTGATCCACCATGCTGCTTTTACTCTTCTAGAGAACAAATTATGACACACGATGGGGTTAATATTTACGCACACTATAAAGTGGGGTTAAAGTGGGATTTGGCAGGTGGGGCACTCTAATCCGGGTGTGACTGTATGAGCCGTGGCAGGATGGGACGAAGATAAAGTCTTCccacatctgtttcctgcttcacaGGACGTGAGAATTTGCTTTGCTTGTTTACAAGATTTTAGTTGGACAGCAACAAGAATTTCAAGATGTTTATGGAGCCCAGGACATTATCAGagaactgctgctaactgaatctgccgttagcagCCAGACCAGACCGGGTTCGAGCACAGCCTGTGGGGGGTTCATTACCGTtgagtatattatatattattgcaCTTACTGTAACGTACGGAGTTGCAATCAAGGAGTAACGCTGTCGTCCCGtcacttttctctcctctgctgcttcttgtgTTTGAATTagagtaaataataaatctgataggaataataataatcactaTTTACATTGTTATATTACATACtattcatttaaacacacactggactCCATTTAAAGGCTGACCGACAAGCAAGGTCAACACTTTCCAAGGATCACCGTGCCATGAAAACACTGGACTTCACAACTCTAAAATGAGCCTCGCGGTTTTGGAGAGAAATTCAGATCTAAGCCGAGAGACCACACCGACCTGCCATGACCCAGAATACATTGTGCTTAGATGACTACAAGGTCATGAAAGGCAACACTCCCTCATGACCTTTGAACTGGTGTCATGTCACCAAGACCACCATGACTCAATCACTGACATGTCggatagaaaataaaagatggaGAAGGACTCATAAATGCTGCACACTGTAAAACTACTGACTGACATCTGTTGACATGTCCTCAGGCGTCCGTCCTCCCTCTGTCAGTATTACTGAATCCGTCCATGCATGTGACTCACTGTACGTGTACCTATTGTATTGTCCAGTAGCCAAGAGGGGCTATCGAGTATCCTCAGTGGTGAGACGTTCCAAATTTAACCACACCATGTGTCCGGGAATGAGGATCGAGTGTCAGAGCTGGCTGGCCTTCATCGGTGATGAAGCAGATTTCTCGGTTTAGTTGGACTTGAGGCCTGAGCTTCAGAGTAAATCTGCTTGGAGGGCCATGAACAGAAACATCAATAATCACATGTGCAAATTGTCCAAGACTTCTCAGTGCTATGCAcctcaaaccaaacacacacactgagactgaTGGAAACTGAACTTACGAGGATCTACAAAGCATCCTGtgaggaactactggcagctatAGGATGAGCTAGAAATCTCTGGACAATCCATAGACGCTGTTTTCATCAGAATACCTTCTAGTAAAGGAATAGATGTCACGTGAAGCGATGTGTTCATTTGTAATGAGCTGGAAAAAGCTGCGTAACGTAGCTTTAACATGATTAAACGCGTTGCACGCTCTCTGAAGTTTGATCAGTCCTGTTTTGCTATGACAAGAAGGACTGCTGGATTAAGAGGAGAGACTTTGAGCTGAGCCAGACTGTCGCAGGAGCGTCTCACGGAGGAGGGCGTTGAACTCAACGAGCTGAAGGATCTTATAGTcttataacaaataaaaatacttttcattTAGCTTTCCCTGCGACTACTTCGTGTCTGGTTTATTCATGGTCTAGTCACTCCCTACATGGCTTTCCTAACAGGGAAGGTCAGTGAGCCAGAGTCAACATTTACAGGAACCAGCAGCGACTCCGTcgctgtttttcttcttgttgtggCCTCAAAAATATCATCAGTGACAACAGAGTTTACAAGTTATCTGACAAGCAAGCAAATGCTGTCATTGGCATTGAAGAAGCAGATAATTCACTCAGACGCTGtaataacaatgataaaatatctaaataacatttcaattcatgcataaaaataacagcagcagtctgaGCAAGAAGCATGATCCAAAACTGAAAGAAGACATTTGTTGTCCACACATGTGGATGGATTTTATGAATAGCCTTTAGTCATCAACATGTGCAGTCATGAGATATTATCACAAGACACCTCAGCTGTTCGCAGCAGTTGTCCCATTCTGAACTGTCTTCGTGTCTCACTCGACAACATCGACATGCTGAAATTCTCATCGATCTGTTCGTTAATGCTCAGTTCTGCATCTCCTCGCGCTGCCGTCCGTCATGGAGGGGGGAGTAATTTCCGTTCATCGGGACAGGAAGCTGGCAGAGGGGCTGGCAGAGCACTTATGGTGGTAGTCTTGAATAAACACAAGCAGGCACACAGGCACAGGATATACACACATAATGTATACACACACCGTCACACTGTTCCACAGACCTTGCTTTTTTTGGAGGGATCTGGCTGCAGGAAGCgcaaagaacaggacagacagtgaTGCCCATTTCCTGAGAGGAACTGAGGGAAGTTCAAACTACGCCCAAAAGTGAAAGTAACAAAGGTGGTGGACACCAattaatgagtttgttttccatAACTGaacatggacagctgtactcgagtattttgtatctgattacattacttctgatagcagctgatctcactgcctagtccagcagcagtcagcccagctcggcgtctgtctttcagccttttatttcaccaagctctcaccaaccactaaaagtcagtcccacatttactcttgtccggcggcttcttgctcgctcactctctccttttctcttcttagcttcctccgtcagcgtcctcttcactctcttctcctctgccattatgtccatagaagctgctgaccacctcctcttcttcttcctggtagtccataacacctgttggtacaaacactcagttcgtcagcttggccaagctgacgaactgagctaacagcagctaacagactgagctaacatgagctaacagcagctaacagactgagttaacatgagctaacagcagctacaaactgagctaacatgagctaacagcagctacagcagtcagcagtttacttcactgtccatcataaactctgtaaatcacagagagttgaggcggagcagccggaggacatcagagggaaaaccagaaaacatttcctccataaaatatgatccagtttcaccagaatcagtgaaatagttgctgctgtgtgacttagtgccgtaaagcgttacgtacttctcccgacccggagctcaaagttacatagtgctCTATCCAGATATCTAGATCTAGTTACATTACATATCCAAATGCCCCAGGAAGACCTGGAGGATGTGGCACATCTGGTCTACCTTTGCCTAATCTGCTGTTGCACAGGAAACACCTACTGTAGATCTAAGTGATTCATACTGTCATGAACTGTAATTGTACGAAGGTCAGTGATCTGTATGACGACAAAATGAAATCTTTCTATTCATCAGTCTTTCTCTACGTAGGAGACTGTGACACAGCCCCGGTCACATGGATGGCCCAGTGATTCTGACCCAGGGCTACTGTAGATAAAAGATCCTTTTCACGGGATCGTCCTTTTGCTTTAGGACAgtgaggcagtgtgtgtgtgtgtgtgtgtgtgtgtgtgtgtgatgttgctATGTTTCTAAAAGAAGTCCAAACTATGCCTCTGCCTCACTTGCATTCCTTCTCAGTGTGTGAGGaatgaagataaaaataaaggaCTGGAAAACCTGCCTCGATCCATGAATGATGGCCGCTATTTTTAGCAGCGCCAGTGTAGTTACTCTATTGAAGAAGAACTCTGGAATGATACAAAGCCGaaaaacatgcatgtgcacagttCACAGGAGGCCAACGAGACAATTAGCACATCTGGGAAAGGAAGAGCAGCAAGGATGAGCCTGAGGTCACGTCATCTGGACAGATGTGTCCATACCTTATCCAGCTTATTTAACCTGGGTCATTATTGCACTGGTAACGTCCTGGGTCTCTGAGCCTCCACCATGAATACATTAAAAGATCTAGATACCATGCAAAATTGCAAACGGGTGGAGCATTAGCACCAACGTTTGACTGCCAAAACGTAAATATAAACCATATGTACAACTTCCATTGTATAAAGTGGaattcagctccagcagcttccctGGCCGCCATTTGTACAATGCCGGTGGTCCCTTCTCTTCAGCTACGTGGCTAAAATGGCGACCGATAAGGGCGAGAAGTATCCAGCGTTCGACACTTAACTTCTTGTTACCGTCTATCTGAATCTGTGAAGAAAAGCTCTAATATAAGGTTTCATTATTGAAACGTCACAGTTTCTCTCTTCTGTCCGATCACAGCTGAGCCCCTCGTGAGGCAGGTGAAGAGGACTCGCATCAAAAGAGAAGACTTCCACATCCTGAAGGTGATTGGCCGAGGCACATTCAGCGAGGTAAGGTGcctattttaaattttaaacattGATTAGAAATGTTACTAGGATCATTTATTCAGCTGATTGTGCACTCAACATTCATATTTCAGcagttctttgtctttttacaaGCAGTAGCGACATGCATGGATTTAATGTCTTAAATAATGCATGCAACCACTTTGTGCATGTTGTTATTGTGGTTGTAATTATGTGTCGTCGCTGTTTGCAGGTTGCTGTGGCGAGGATACGTAGCACACAACAAGTGTATGCTCTGAAGATTATGAACAAGTGGGACATGCTGAGACGAGGACAGGtactgtgcacacaaacacaaacccacgcccacattcacacaacaaacaatctgtctttctgtttgtgtctttcataGACGGCGTGTTaccaggaggagagggaggttcTGCTGAGAGGTGACAGACGCTGGATCACGGAGTTGCACTACGCCTTTCAGGATGACAACTATCTGGTACGAAGTTATGTCAATCTAAAGCAAACTATCAGTTTAACCTGAAGCCATTTTCCTCACTTGTCCACCCCCTCCTTCCTCAGTACCTTGTGATGGACTACTATGTAGGAGGGGACCTGCTGACTCTGCTCAGTAAGTTTGGAGACCGGATCCCTGAGGACATGGCTCAGTTCTACCTGGCCGAGATGGTCATGGCCATTGACTCAGTCCACAGATTGGGTTATGTACACAGGTAGACAGCTTTCTTCACAAACAGACATTACAAAGTCAGtttgaaatgttgcttttgGTCGATGAAACCTCgttttttaaacacagagacatcaaaCCTGACAACATCCTGCTCACAGCTGATGGACACATCAGACTGGGAGACTTTGGTTCCTGTTTGAGGGTCCTGGAGGACGGGATGGTGAGATCAGCCACCTTTTCAGGTCAAGACAGAAAAGAGTGTCACACAAACTAAAAATCCAACTGGTTTCGTTGCAGGTTCACTCGTCTCTAGCCGTCGGGACGCCTGACTATTTGTCTCCAGAGATTTTAAAGGCAgtagagggaggtggaggttaCGGTCCTGAATGCGACTGGTGGGCTCTTGGGATCTGTGCCTATGAGATGCTACTGGGGACCACACCCTTCTATGCAGAGTCAATCTCTGAAACATATGCCAAGATAATCCACTTCCAGGTACAAAACCAGAGGTACAATGTCTGCAAACAACTGATTTTAGTTTTGCAAAAGCATCCAACGTGtacttgtattttttctttttgtacccAGGAGTATTTTGAGTTCCCATCTTCAGGCCCTGAGATTTCAGACAATGCTCGCTCCTTCATCTCGGGGCTCATCTGTGAGAGGGAAGTCCGTCTGGGGCGGAAAGGCTCGAGTGATTTCCGGAGCCATCCGTTCTTCTGTGGACTGGACTGGAGTTCGCTGCATAAACTCCCTGCTCCCTACCTGCCTGACGTATCTAACCCAACTGATACCTCCA encodes the following:
- the dmpk gene encoding myotonin-protein kinase isoform X6; its protein translation is MSTGPGLGAPDLAEGPETRGPVGLQTLLDLLVGVYQEFYSSPFAREKYVSGFLEWAEPLVRQVKRTRIKREDFHILKVIGRGTFSEVAVARIRSTQQVYALKIMNKWDMLRRGQTACYQEEREVLLRGDRRWITELHYAFQDDNYLYLVMDYYVGGDLLTLLSKFGDRIPEDMAQFYLAEMVMAIDSVHRLGYVHRDIKPDNILLTADGHIRLGDFGSCLRVLEDGMVHSSLAVGTPDYLSPEILKAVEGGGGYGPECDWWALGICAYEMLLGTTPFYAESISETYAKIIHFQEYFEFPSSGPEISDNARSFISGLICEREVRLGRKGSSDFRSHPFFCGLDWSSLHKLPAPYLPDVSNPTDTSNFDILDDCLSEMETLSDVMDRAPIGVHLAFVGYSYTATSQTGAIDRSQDIMMQIDHTRLRDCETLYTPEKLSQLWQLTDALPDDLPPLLELPLTLEQDPTASTHTTTEEEEEETDQISGLNDDLQRRLQEAERRYCELEKEMERLKGEMQDWKAPKETEGESAPILPLPAGDTSPPPPAPVLQGSPATGEE